A part of Gossypium hirsutum isolate 1008001.06 chromosome A07, Gossypium_hirsutum_v2.1, whole genome shotgun sequence genomic DNA contains:
- the LOC107953187 gene encoding homeobox-DDT domain protein RLT1-like isoform X4 → MKAKLAVQLGLTQKQISSWFCHRRLKDKRRDDYYANVQHDYSSGVIQDHVSGLRQDSCGSIKQGDYRNIDLREVESRIIHGQGFPAADLTYERRSHQYPYGVQMEDPSSESSLSLHDQLFLKSGNPYDMHISAKPTQNGAIVQTNSSSKSIGYKPSGYLKVKGQSENPVIRAVKRQMGRHYREDGPVLGIQFDPLPPGAFEFPSSHPVNEE, encoded by the exons ATGAAAGCAAAACTGGCTGTTCAACTAGGGTTGACACAAAAGCAGATATCTAGTTGGTTTTGTCACAGAAGGTTAAAAGACAAAAGGAGAGATGACTACTACGCTAATGTGCAACATGATTATTCTAGTGGTGTTATCCAGGATCATGTTAGCGGGCTCAGGCAAGATTCTTGTGGCAGTATTAAGCAGGGAGATTACAGAAATATTGATCTGAGGGAGGTAGAAAGTCGAATAATTCATGGCCAAGGGTTTCCAGCTGCTGACCTCACATACGAGCGTAGAAGTCATCAATATCCATATGGCGTTCAGATGGAGGATCCATCTTCTGAAAGTAGTCTGTCTTTGCACGATCAGCTTTTCTTGAAAAGTGGGAATCCTTATGACATGCACATTTCAGCTAAACCTACACAAAATGGAGCAATTGTGCAGACAAACTCGAGTTCTAAAAGCATAGGTTATAAGCCATCTGGATATTTGAAGGTTAAGGGTCAAAGTGAGAATCCTGTTATTCGTGCTGTCAAGAGGCAGATGGGAAGGCATTATCGAGAAGATGGTCCAGTGCTCGGAATTCAATTTGATCCACTTCCTCCTGGTGCATTTGAGTTCCCAAGTAGCCATCCAGTCAACG AGGAATAA
- the LOC107953187 gene encoding homeobox-DDT domain protein RLT1-like isoform X3: protein MKAKLAVQLGLTQKQISSWFCHRRLKDKRRDDYYANVQHDYSSGVIQDHVSGLRQDSCGSIKQGDYRNIDLREVESRIIHGQGFPAADLTYERRSHQYPYGVQMEDPSSESSLSLHDQLFLKSGNPYDMHISAKPTQNGAIVQTNSSSKSIGYKPSGYLKVKGQSENPVIRAVKRQMGRHYREDGPVLGIQFDPLPPGAFEFPSSHPVNELINIRDFRHPHCLDISRVMKQSKPRIVSIGE, encoded by the exons ATGAAAGCAAAACTGGCTGTTCAACTAGGGTTGACACAAAAGCAGATATCTAGTTGGTTTTGTCACAGAAGGTTAAAAGACAAAAGGAGAGATGACTACTACGCTAATGTGCAACATGATTATTCTAGTGGTGTTATCCAGGATCATGTTAGCGGGCTCAGGCAAGATTCTTGTGGCAGTATTAAGCAGGGAGATTACAGAAATATTGATCTGAGGGAGGTAGAAAGTCGAATAATTCATGGCCAAGGGTTTCCAGCTGCTGACCTCACATACGAGCGTAGAAGTCATCAATATCCATATGGCGTTCAGATGGAGGATCCATCTTCTGAAAGTAGTCTGTCTTTGCACGATCAGCTTTTCTTGAAAAGTGGGAATCCTTATGACATGCACATTTCAGCTAAACCTACACAAAATGGAGCAATTGTGCAGACAAACTCGAGTTCTAAAAGCATAGGTTATAAGCCATCTGGATATTTGAAGGTTAAGGGTCAAAGTGAGAATCCTGTTATTCGTGCTGTCAAGAGGCAGATGGGAAGGCATTATCGAGAAGATGGTCCAGTGCTCGGAATTCAATTTGATCCACTTCCTCCTGGTGCATTTGAGTTCCCAAGTAGCCATCCAGTCAACG AGCTAATCAATATTAGAGATTTTCGGCATCCCCACTGTTTAGATATCTCTAGAGTGATGAAGCAGTCGAAGCCTAGGATT gtgagcataggagagtaa
- the LOC107953187 gene encoding homeobox-DDT domain protein RLT1-like isoform X1, with amino-acid sequence MKAKLAVQLGLTQKQISSWFCHRRLKDKRRDDYYANVQHDYSSGVIQDHVSGLRQDSCGSIKQGDYRNIDLREVESRIIHGQGFPAADLTYERRSHQYPYGVQMEDPSSESSLSLHDQLFLKSGNPYDMHISAKPTQNGAIVQTNSSSKSIGYKPSGYLKVKGQSENPVIRAVKRQMGRHYREDGPVLGIQFDPLPPGAFEFPSSHPVNGEHRRVKRVRNGPKMEKMGQRGKSTRPGLLYTGRPHALLVLADSSTAWTSLHG; translated from the exons ATGAAAGCAAAACTGGCTGTTCAACTAGGGTTGACACAAAAGCAGATATCTAGTTGGTTTTGTCACAGAAGGTTAAAAGACAAAAGGAGAGATGACTACTACGCTAATGTGCAACATGATTATTCTAGTGGTGTTATCCAGGATCATGTTAGCGGGCTCAGGCAAGATTCTTGTGGCAGTATTAAGCAGGGAGATTACAGAAATATTGATCTGAGGGAGGTAGAAAGTCGAATAATTCATGGCCAAGGGTTTCCAGCTGCTGACCTCACATACGAGCGTAGAAGTCATCAATATCCATATGGCGTTCAGATGGAGGATCCATCTTCTGAAAGTAGTCTGTCTTTGCACGATCAGCTTTTCTTGAAAAGTGGGAATCCTTATGACATGCACATTTCAGCTAAACCTACACAAAATGGAGCAATTGTGCAGACAAACTCGAGTTCTAAAAGCATAGGTTATAAGCCATCTGGATATTTGAAGGTTAAGGGTCAAAGTGAGAATCCTGTTATTCGTGCTGTCAAGAGGCAGATGGGAAGGCATTATCGAGAAGATGGTCCAGTGCTCGGAATTCAATTTGATCCACTTCCTCCTGGTGCATTTGAGTTCCCAAGTAGCCATCCAGTCAACG gtgagcataggagagtaaaaagagtgagaaacgggccaaaaatggagaaaatgggtcaacgtgggaaatcaacacggcctggacttctttacacgggtagaccacatgccctTCTAGTTTTAGCAGACTCTagcacggcctggacttccttacatgggtag
- the LOC107953187 gene encoding homeobox-DDT domain protein RLT1-like isoform X2, translating to MKAKLAVQLGLTQKQISSWFCHRRLKDKRRDDYYANVQHDYSSGVIQDHVSGLRQDSCGSIKQGDYRNIDLREVESRIIHGQGFPAADLTYERRSHQYPYGVQMEDPSSESSLSLHDQLFLKSGNPYDMHISAKPTQNGAIVQTNSSSKSIGYKPSGYLKVKGQSENPVIRAVKRQMGRHYREDGPVLGIQFDPLPPGAFEFPSSHPVNELINIRDFRHPHCLDISRVMKQSKPRIVSGFLMHFSKF from the exons ATGAAAGCAAAACTGGCTGTTCAACTAGGGTTGACACAAAAGCAGATATCTAGTTGGTTTTGTCACAGAAGGTTAAAAGACAAAAGGAGAGATGACTACTACGCTAATGTGCAACATGATTATTCTAGTGGTGTTATCCAGGATCATGTTAGCGGGCTCAGGCAAGATTCTTGTGGCAGTATTAAGCAGGGAGATTACAGAAATATTGATCTGAGGGAGGTAGAAAGTCGAATAATTCATGGCCAAGGGTTTCCAGCTGCTGACCTCACATACGAGCGTAGAAGTCATCAATATCCATATGGCGTTCAGATGGAGGATCCATCTTCTGAAAGTAGTCTGTCTTTGCACGATCAGCTTTTCTTGAAAAGTGGGAATCCTTATGACATGCACATTTCAGCTAAACCTACACAAAATGGAGCAATTGTGCAGACAAACTCGAGTTCTAAAAGCATAGGTTATAAGCCATCTGGATATTTGAAGGTTAAGGGTCAAAGTGAGAATCCTGTTATTCGTGCTGTCAAGAGGCAGATGGGAAGGCATTATCGAGAAGATGGTCCAGTGCTCGGAATTCAATTTGATCCACTTCCTCCTGGTGCATTTGAGTTCCCAAGTAGCCATCCAGTCAACG AGCTAATCAATATTAGAGATTTTCGGCATCCCCACTGTTTAGATATCTCTAGAGTGATGAAGCAGTCGAAGCCTAGGATTGTAAGTGGATTCTTGATgcatttttcaaagttttag
- the LOC107953189 gene encoding flavonoid 3',5'-hydroxylase 2-like, with translation MPSFDTILLRDLVAAACLFFITRYFIRRLLSNPKRTLPPGPKGWPVVGALPLLGSMPHVELAKLAKKYGPVMYLKMGTCNMVVASTPDTARAFLKTLDLNFSNRPSNAGATHIAYNSQDMVFAEYGPRWKLLRKLSNLHMLGGKALEDWSQVRAVELGHMLRAMWESSRKGEPVVVPEMLTYAMANMIGQVILSRRVFVTKGSESNEFKDMVVELMTSAGLFNIGDFIPSIAWMDLQGIEGEMKKLHKRWDVLLTKMMKEHEETAYERKGKPDFLDIIMENRENSAGERLSLTNVKALLLNLFTAGTDTSSSIIEWALAEILKNPKILNKAHEEMDKVIGRNRRLEESDIPKLPYLQAICKETFRKHPSTPLNLPRVSTQPCEINGYYIPKNTRLSVNIWAIGRDPDVWGNPLDFTPERFLSGRFAKIDPRGNDFELIPFGAGRRICAGTRMGIVLVEYILGTLLHSFDWMLPPGTGELNMDESFGLALQKTVPLSAMVRPRLAPTAYVS, from the exons ATGCCATCATTCGATACTATCCTCCTTCGGGATTTGGTAGCTGCAGCCTGCCTCTTCTTTATCACACGTTATTTCATCCGTCGTCTTCTCAGTAACCCCAAACGAACACTTCCTCCGGGTCCGAAAGGGTGGCCGGTTGTGGGTGCTCTTCCACTCTTAGGTTCCATGCCCCATGTCGAACTAGCCAAGTTAGCCAAGAAGTATGGACCTGTAATGTACCTCAAAATGGGAACCTGCAACATGGTGGTGGCTTCAACCCCGGATACCGCTCGAGCTTTCCTTAAGACCCTTGACTTGAATTTCTCTAATCGACCATCCAATGCTGGTGCCACCCACATAGCCTATAACTCTCAAGACATGGTGTTTGCTGAGTATGGTCCGAGGTGGAAATTGCTTCGTAAACTGAGTAACCTCCACATGCTTGGTGGCAAAGCCCTTGAGGATTGGTCCCAAGTCCGGGCTGTTGAGCTAGGCCACATGCTTCGGGCCATGTGGGAGTCTAGCCGAAAGGGTGAGCCAGTGGTGGTGCCGGAAATGTTGACGTATGCCATGGCCAACATGATCGGGCAAGTGATACTGAGTCGGCGAGTATTCGTGACCAAAGGGTCGGAGTCGAACGAGTTCAAGGACATGGTGGTGGAGCTCATGACGTCCGCGGGCCTCTTCAATATTGGTGACTTTATACCTTCCATTGCGTGGATGGATTTACAAGGGATTGAAGGCGAGATGAAGAAATTACACAAAAGATGGGATGTACTTTTGACAAAGATGATGAAAGAGCATGAGGAAACAGCTTATGAACGCAAGGGGAAGCCGGATTTTCTTGATATAATTATGGAGAACAGAGAAAACTCTGCAGGGGAAAGGCTTAGTTTGACCAATGTCAAGGCGCTTCTGTTG AATCTATTCACAGCTGGCACCGACACATCCTCAAGCATAATCGAATGGGCATTAGCTGAAATCCTGAAGAACCCAAAAATACTGAACAAAGCTCACGAGGAGATGGATAAGGTGATTGGCAGAAACCGAAGGCTTGAAGAATCCGACATACCCAAGCTTCCCTATCTTCAAGCCATTTGCAAAGAGACCTTCCGAAAGCATCCATCTACTCCCTTGAACTTGCCTAGAGTGTCCACCCAGCCTTGCGAGATCAATGGCTACTACATCCCCAAAAACACCAGGCTGAGTGTCAATATTTGGGCCATTGGCCGAGACCCTGACGTGTGGGGCAACCCACTGGATTTCACCCCTGAAAGGTTTCTGAGTGGGAGATTTGCCAAAATCGACCCAAGAGGGAACGACTTTGAGTTGATTCCATTTGGTGCTGGGCGAAGAATCTGTGCTGGAACCAGGATGGGGATCGTGCTGGTTGAGTACATCTTAGGCACTTTGTTGCACTCTTTCGACTGGATGCTTCCTCCCGGTACTGGGGAATTAAACATGGATGAGTCCTTTGGGCTTGCTTTGCAAAAGACCGTGCCTCTTTCTGCCATGGTTCGTCCACGCCTCGCACCAACTGCTTATGTTTCCTAA